The Ovis canadensis isolate MfBH-ARS-UI-01 breed Bighorn chromosome 13, ARS-UI_OviCan_v2, whole genome shotgun sequence genome includes a region encoding these proteins:
- the DEFB119 gene encoding beta-defensin 119 isoform X2 translates to MKFLFLFLAILLAMEPVVSEEECWMKGKCRLVCKNDEDSVTRCSNRKRCCILSRYLTIVPMTIDRMLPWTTPQVTQGDS, encoded by the exons ATGAagtttctcttcctgtttcttgCCATCCTTCTGGCCATGGAACCAGTGGTATCAG AGGAAGAATGTTGGATGAAGGGAAAATGCCGGTTGGTGTGCAAAAATGATGAAGACAGTGTCACACGCTGCTCAAATCGTAAACGGTGCTGTATCCTTAGTCGTTATTTGACAATCGTACCAATGACAATTGATCGAATGCTCCCTTGGACCACTCCTCAAGTGACACAAGGAGACAGTTAA
- the DEFB121 gene encoding beta-defensin 121, protein MKFLLILTVTLLLAQVTPAMKCWNKLGRCRETCEQNEVFHIMCKNEGMCCISPKHLPARN, encoded by the exons ATGAAGTTCCTTCTGATTTTGACCGTTACCCTGCTCCTGGCCCAGGTCACCCCAG cCATGAAGTGTTGGAATAAGTTGGGAAGATGCAGAGAAACGTGTGAGCAGAATGAAGTGTTCCATATAATGTGCAAGAATGAGGGTATGTGCTGTATATCTCccaagcatctgcctgccagaaACTGA